Below is a genomic region from Gopherus flavomarginatus isolate rGopFla2 chromosome 9, rGopFla2.mat.asm, whole genome shotgun sequence.
ctatgtctgagctattgaagtcctcaaattgtggtttgaagacctcaagctgcagagaatcctccagcaagtttgccaccccaagcaacaggaaaaaaaaaagaaaagccgcGATTGCGATCTGCGGCACAACTGCTGCCGTttcagtcttcagcagcaattcggcgtctggtcctttgctccgagatggactcagggacccgctgccaaattgccgccgaagagccagacatgccacccctctccattggctgccccaagcagctgcttgctgggctggtgcctggagccagccctgttcccgatgcagtgccactcacttgctctgcaGTAGAGGGTCTTGTACCAAGCTGCCTTCCAGCCATTTGGAGGACAGAGGCTTTGAGCGAGGGACAAGTTTGCTGGCTACTCACACCAGCCTTCAAAGCTCTCCCAATTAACTCTGAGCATGCAGTGATCATGCCTCATTCTGGCCACCAGGTGTCACCATTGACATGTGTCATTGTCCCTTTGGTCTTTGGACTGGGCCCCTGATTCCAATCAGACAGGGGCTGCGCTGAACTCAGATGAGATCCTGGGCCTGAACTTTGAGGCACTGCGGGAACTTTCTTTCCTGGACAATCCCATGAATGAAACCCCAGAGAGAGGCTGTTCTCACAAGGGGCTTTGGAGACCCTTCTGGGGCGTCTCTGAACCCCAGCACAGTTTGGGGTTAGTTTGTGCCTAGGCCTCGCTCCAGTGAGTTTGGAGGCATgagcctgggagggggcagggtgctgctgagataccctctgctggctgggagcctcaTCCTGGGTATGTCAGTGGAGATCTGTACCGTGCACCTCAGGGGCGTGAGTCAGGTTGCGGGCATAGCCCGAGTGGGCCAACCTTCACATTGGCTCTGTGACTCAGCCAATCCTGCTCTCTTTCCTTCTAGGGGTGGTTTTCCCATACCAGCCTCACCACGGCCGCTATCGACTCAACTTCCATGAAGCCAAGAAAGCTTGTGAGGAGCAGGACGCTGTGATCGCATCCTTCGAGCAGCTCTTCAAGtcctgggaggaggggctggactggTGCAACGCCGGCTGGCTGCTGGATGGGACAGTGCAGTACCCCATCTCCCTGCCCCGGGAGCCCTGTGGCGGCAAGAGGCTGGCCCCTGGCATTCGAAGCTATGGCGAGCGCCACAAGAACCTGCACTACTTTGACGTtttctgcttctcctctgctctgAAAGGTGAGTCTGGCATCTGCAGGGCTCATAGTCAGGCAGGAGCCTGGCCTGATGCTGCAAAGAAGCGGTGTGACCAGTAAGGGAGCGCTCTGTTCTCAGGGCACAGTGTGGTGGCAGGGAGTGCTGCCTGTTGGAAGGGACACTTCTCCTCTGAAATGTAAAACTGAGAGCCTGCAAAGACCCAGTAGAGCTTCTCTAAGAGTTGGGATGTTTGATCCAGCCAAATTCTAACCTGGGTAATTCCATCCACCTCCCTAAATTCTCAGAGCACTTTCAGTTAGATCTGGGATTCTCCTCCATTGCCCAGACTGAAATGATAGGTAGCATTGCTGCATACGTGCCCCATAGTAGAGGTCATTGAGTCAAGCAATTGCTCCATTTAGGTTACAAATCGGTTTGGGATGCAAGGCGAGAGAGACTGGCAAAGCTGTGTCATTCAAATGGATAACATGGCACTCTCCACATGGCGGATCGAagttggggcagaggattggggcacaggagggggtcaggggtgtagGCTCCGGGtgacacttacctcaagcagctcccagaagcagtggcacgtCCCCCCTTTATCTCTTACATGGAGggacagccaggtggctctgtgtgctgccccgtcAGCAGGTGCCACCCCTGTAGCTCTCATTGGCtttggttcccggccaatgggagctacgggggtggtgcttggggcaagggcagcatgcagagccccctagttaccgctatgcataggagccagagtagGGACATGATGCTGCTTCCGGGAGTAGCGCGGAGCCCAAgctcccaaccccactccctggctggagcaccggagtggggcaagccccagaccctgctccctggcagaagctcgagggccagattaaaatgtctgaagggctggatgcagcccctaggccgtagtttgcccaccgctGGTTTAGATGGTACAAAATCCCTTTGGCCTCTTCCCCAGTCTTATGACAGGGGAGGCAGGGAGATCATGGCCTGTTGTTTCTGAACTCCCTAACCTACGTTGAATCCAGGCAGAGATGAGATGAACCCCCATTCCTAGCACCTCCTGCATGTGAGGGGTATTTGTGCAGGGCTGGCCATGCTCAGTGTCCCTCTGCCTCCCAGTGACCAtcccctctgcctgtcccctccaGGGAAAGTTTACTACCTGGTTCACCCAGAGAAGCTAACGTTGGAAGAGGCCAAGCAGGCCTGCCAGGATGACGGGGCTGAAATTGCCAAGGTGGGGCAGCTGTATGCGGCGTGGAAGTTCTTCAGCCTGGATCGCTGcgatgctggctggctggcagacGGCAGCATTCGCTATCCCATTGCCTTCCCCCGGCCCAACTGTGGCCCACCGGAGCCGGGGGTCCGGAGTTTCGGCTTTCCCGATAAGGGCAAGTTTGGGGTTTATTGCTACAAGCTGAACTAAGGAATGGGGAGGGTCTCCCTCTTTGCCAGTGGACACTTCCCTGCCTGGTGCTTCCTGGATTTAAAGGATCAGGTTTCCGGGTGTTGGgatattttttaatttcaatttttttttaaattttacatttttttcactaAAGGGAAACTTCTGCAGGTGGCTGGGCCCTGGCTTCTCACTAATCAGCTGATTGCCACCTTGGGAATGGGGCACCAGATCTCCTTCCACCCAGAGAGTGGAGAGAGACTGAGATGGTATCTCAGGTTGGGGAGCTTGGTGTCTGGTACCAGGTGGCTCCATCCCTTGGTCACAAGGTCATCTAGATAAGAAGTGACAGGCTTACACTCGTCCACTTGGGCTAGACAGTCATACATCCAGGCATCGGAGAAGCACAGAGCGCACGACTGGTTGACGGCAAAGGCAGATGCCCCCTG
It encodes:
- the HAPLN3 gene encoding hyaluronan and proteoglycan link protein 3 → MLLLSLVVMLLQLGRGCCGLPFYNGFYYDHVMNDKGNGNGNGEVHFNGVKLVVETPEDAIFTYRGANITLPCHYRYEPKLEMPRKIRIKWSKLREDNTKERDVLVAIGLKHRSFGEFRGRVHLRQRGEQEASLVISDLRLQDYGKYRCEVIDGLEDESGIVELELRGVVFPYQPHHGRYRLNFHEAKKACEEQDAVIASFEQLFKSWEEGLDWCNAGWLLDGTVQYPISLPREPCGGKRLAPGIRSYGERHKNLHYFDVFCFSSALKGKVYYLVHPEKLTLEEAKQACQDDGAEIAKVGQLYAAWKFFSLDRCDAGWLADGSIRYPIAFPRPNCGPPEPGVRSFGFPDKGKFGVYCYKLN